The following coding sequences are from one Lusitaniella coriacea LEGE 07157 window:
- a CDS encoding glycosyltransferase family 2 protein, protein MKFSIIITTHNRLPLLQRSIRTALEQTVPSEVIVVDDCSSDGTQDYVCSLCAQLQEKGDNRLIYHRNLENQGHSKSVNIGVDRATGDWVKLVDDDDYIAANCIGEMTHAIALRPQAAICSCQAVKVDEHEKELGRTKKVGPGKAFYIPQEDIHHGMLLEQVPFGTPVQVAFRRDAFLKSGGWDSSLDTNFDDIDSWIRIAQFGDAIFINQCLAYRTFWTGALNQRFSLEERLNTHIEMKQKIYQYVNEKYKAEIPHVDTIENYLKLHWALIALKDVKLYSAMKIAYPAICAPKAWHLLLKRFIQISQEQEQKKVSFEQEINSFSPIRKLVLIES, encoded by the coding sequence ATGAAATTCAGTATTATCATCACAACACATAACCGCTTGCCCTTATTGCAACGTTCTATTCGCACTGCTCTCGAACAGACAGTACCTAGCGAAGTCATTGTCGTTGATGACTGCTCCTCTGATGGAACGCAAGACTACGTTTGTTCTTTGTGCGCGCAACTTCAAGAAAAAGGGGACAACCGCTTAATTTATCATCGCAATCTTGAAAATCAAGGTCATTCAAAAAGCGTCAATATTGGAGTCGATCGCGCGACGGGAGATTGGGTCAAACTTGTTGATGATGATGACTATATTGCAGCCAATTGTATCGGAGAAATGACTCACGCGATCGCGCTGCGTCCCCAAGCGGCGATCTGTTCCTGTCAAGCTGTTAAAGTAGACGAGCATGAGAAGGAATTAGGTAGAACCAAAAAAGTTGGCCCCGGTAAAGCCTTTTATATTCCCCAAGAAGACATTCATCACGGAATGCTGCTCGAACAAGTTCCTTTTGGGACTCCGGTTCAAGTTGCTTTCCGCCGCGATGCCTTTCTCAAATCCGGCGGTTGGGATTCCAGCCTCGACACAAATTTTGATGATATAGACTCTTGGATTCGGATTGCTCAGTTTGGGGATGCAATTTTCATTAATCAGTGTTTGGCATATCGTACCTTCTGGACGGGGGCGCTCAATCAAAGGTTTTCTCTAGAAGAACGCCTCAATACCCACATCGAAATGAAGCAAAAAATTTATCAGTATGTCAACGAGAAATATAAAGCAGAAATTCCTCATGTTGATACGATTGAAAATTATCTAAAACTTCATTGGGCTTTAATTGCGCTGAAAGATGTGAAACTATACAGTGCAATGAAGATTGCCTATCCAGCGATTTGCGCGCCAAAAGCTTGGCATTTACTCTTGAAAAGATTTATTCAAATTTCTCAAGAACAAGAACAAAAAAAAGTGAGTTTTGAGCAAGAGATCAATAGCTTCTCTCCTATTCGTAAATTGGTATTAATTGAGTCGTAA
- a CDS encoding cytidine deaminase has product MTIARLSQQEKLQLLNAAERVSTKAYAPFSHFQVGAALLTEKGNLYAGCNVENSSYGLTICAERSAIVAAVAGEGGDKLKIRAIAVINARKQHCVPCGACRQFIYEFSPDALVLFYSRDGLQEKTIAELLPYGFGFL; this is encoded by the coding sequence TTGACGATCGCGCGCCTTTCCCAACAGGAAAAACTTCAACTTCTCAATGCCGCAGAACGAGTTTCAACCAAAGCCTATGCGCCTTTTTCTCACTTTCAAGTGGGTGCGGCATTACTCACTGAAAAGGGCAATCTTTATGCAGGCTGCAATGTGGAGAATTCTTCCTACGGCTTAACCATCTGTGCCGAAAGATCGGCAATTGTGGCGGCGGTGGCGGGGGAAGGGGGAGATAAACTAAAAATTCGCGCGATCGCGGTCATAAACGCCAGAAAACAGCATTGCGTTCCCTGTGGTGCTTGTAGGCAATTTATCTATGAATTTAGCCCAGATGCTCTCGTGCTGTTCTACAGTAGGGACGGACTGCAAGAGAAAACGATCGCGGAACTCCTACCGTATGGCTTTGGCTTCTTGTGA